Below is a window of Sulfitobacter sp. SK012 DNA.
CCTACCGCGAGAATTATGCGACCCAAGCAGCCCTTAGCGAGACGACAAAGCTGCACCATAATATCCGCGAAGCACATGCCCGTTTGGCCGTTTTGCGTGCGGAATGGGCCTATGAAAACCGCCCCGACCGTCTGCGCGACCTAGCAGAATTAAATTTCGACCGTTTGGGCCTGTTGCCGCTGCACCCTGATCAGTTTGGGCAGGTGGATGAGATCGATTATCCGGTCAAGCCGCTCTTGCCGATCACCTATCCCGTGGATGTATCGACAATGAACAGCAACGAAACGCCTACCATCGTTCAGGGAGATTTCCCATGATCCGCACACCGCTTCGCCCACTGGCGCGTATTCTTCAGGCCCGTGCAAAGGGCGAAAACCCCGACGCGATTGAACGCGAAAACAAACGTATCCGGCACGAGCAGATGCGGGATCACTCCCGGATGCGGGCCGAAGGTCGGCTATTGGTGCTGAGCGTGTTCTTTTTCTGTGCTTTTTCTGTTGTTGGTGCCCGTATGGGCCTGTTGGCGATGTCTGATCCGGTAGAGCCGCGCGCGCAGGCACCGGGATCGGTTATCTCGGCCACGCGGGCCGATATCGTGGACCGCAACGGCAGTATTCTGGCCACAAATTTTGACACCCATGCTCTCTATGCGCAGCCCAAACAGATGATTGATCCGCAAGCTGTGGCAACAAAACTGGTGGGTATTTTTCCAGACCTGAAACAAGAACGCCTGGTTAAAGATTTTACGGGCAGCCGTAAGTTCTTGTGGATCAAAAAGAAAATCAGCCCTGAGCAAATGCAAGCCGTGCATGAGATCGGCGACCCGGGCCTACTTTTTGCTCCGCGCGACATGCGACTTTATCCCAATGGCAAGCTTGCCGCGCATGTGATGGGCGGGGCCAGCTTTGGCCGAGAAGGTGTGCGTGCAGCAGAAGTGATCGGTGTGGCAGGGGTCGAGCGGTATTACGACGACTATCTGCGTGATCCGGCGAATGGCGGCAAACCGCTTGAGCTGTCAATCGATCTGAGCGTACAGGCGGCCTCCGAACGGGTTCTTTGGGGCGGCATGAAGCTGATGAACGCTAAAGGTGCCACCAGTATTTTGATGGATGTGAAAACTGGCGAAGTCATCAGCGTTGTTTCACTGCCCAGCTTTGATCCCAATAACCGTCCGCGCCCTATAATTGTGGGCGATGCGTCTGACAGCCCGCTTTTTAACCGCTCGGTTCAGGGTGTGTATGAGTTGGGCTCGACCTTCAAGATTTTCGCCGCCGCCCAAGCGATGGAACTGGGGCTGGTGAATGCGTCTACTGTGATCGATACCAAAGGCCCGATGCGCGTTGGCGGACGGCGCATTGGTGAATTCCGCAACAAGAATTACGGCGAGCTAACCGTGTCTGAGATCATCGAGAAATCCTCGAACCGTGGCACGGGCCGTATGGCGTTGATGATTGGGCCAAAGCGGCAGCAAGAATTCCTGAAATCAATGGGCTTTTTTGAAGCAACCCCGTTTGAGATTGTCGAGGCGTCAGGTGGTAAACCCCTGTTGCCAAAGAAGTGGACTGATCTATCGGCAGTCACGATTTCTTATGGGCATGGCATGTCCACCACGCCAATGCATTTGGCGGCGGGCTACGCCGCGATTGCCAATGGGGGGCGTGTGGTCAAGCCGACGCTGCTCAAACAAAACGGCCCGCAATTGGGCGCTCGGGTGATGTCAGAACAAACGGCACATGAGGCCCGCAAAATGCTGCGCGCCGTGGTGGCCAGTGGTACCGCCAGTTTTGGCGAAGTGCCTGGCTATGAGGTTGCAGGCAAAACAGGCACCGCAGATAAACCAAAGCCAAGCGGTGGATATTACAAAGACAAAGTCATCGGCACGTTCGCGGCGATGTTCCCTGCCTCGAACCCACAGTACGTGTTGGTCGTGACGTTGGATGAACCAGTTGAAACTTCGGGCAAAAAACCACGCCGCACCGCAGGTTGGACGGCCGTGCCTGTCGCCGCAGAGATGATCAAACGCGTGGCCCCTCTCTTGGGAATGCGACCTTCTGTTGAACCCGTGCAAGTCACTGGTATAACGCTGACCAGCAGCAACTAATAAAGCATAAATATGAGCGTGAAGGCCGTCCCGTTAACCTCTCTCGGTCTCACCGCTCGCAGCGGCAAGGCCCCCCAGATCACTGGCATTGCGGTGGACAGCCGCGCTGTAAAAGACGGCTATTTGTTTGCGGCAATGCCTGGATCAAAAATTCACGGGGCCGAGTTTATTCAATATGCTTTGCGGCAAGGGGCCGTGGCCGTTTTGACGGATGCGGCAGGTGCGGCGATTGCTGCTGATTTGCTGGCGGAGGCGGGCACTGCCGTGGTCGTGACGGATGCCCCACGTGAAGCGTTGTCGTGGACCGCTGCACTTTGGCACGGCGCGCAGCCAGAGACGGTTGTGGCTGTCACCGGCACCAATGGAAAGACCTCGGTGGCCACGTTTGTGCGTCAAATCTGGATTGAGTTGGACCTCGCGGCGGTCAACCTTGGCACAACCGGGGTTGAGGGCGCGTGGTCTGCTCCTCTTGCTCACACTACGCCCGAGCCTTTGACGCTTCACCGTGTTTTGGCCGAAGCCACAGTCCACGGCATCACCCATGCGGCGATGGAGGCATCAAGCCACGGCCTTGATCAACGCCGCCTTGATGGGGTGACACTAGCGGCTGCTGGTTTCACGAATTTCACGCAAGATCATCTGGATTATCACGACACGTTCGACGCTTATTTTGATGCCAAGGTCGGGCTGTTTTCGCGTGTGTTGCCCGAGAATGGCACAGCGGTGATCAACATCGATGATCCCAAAGGCGTCGACATGGTTGCAATCGCGCGGGCGCGCGGCAATGCGGTTTTATCTGTGGGGCGCGACGGTGGTGATCTGCACCTGACAGGGCAGCGTTTTGATGCGACGGGACAAGATTTGCGCTTTGAGTGGCAAGGCAAGACCTTCCAAAAGCGGCTGGAACTGATTGGCGGATTTCAGGCCGATAACGTGCTGCTGGCCGCCGGATTGGTGATCGCCTGCGGGGCAGAACCCGCTGATGTGTTTGATACATTTCCTCATCTAACGACCGTTCGTGGCCGAATGCAGTTGGCCGCCACGCGCGACAATGGTGGGGCTGTATTCGTCGATTATGCTCATACGCCCGACGCCATAGCCACCGCGCTGGCCGCGATGCGGCCGCATGTGATGGGACGGCTCGTGGCGATTGTCGGTGCAGGCGGTGACCGCGATGCTGGTAAACGGCCTTTGATGGGGCAGGCGGCGACACAGCATGCAGATGTTGTGTTTGTGACGGATGATAATCCCCGCAGCGAAGATCCCGCAACCATCCGGGCGGCCGTTCTGGACGGTGCACCTGATGCAATTGAAGTTGGGGACCGCGCCGAGGCGATTTTGCGCGGGGTCGATGCCATTGGCCCTGGTGACGCGCTGCTGATTGCGGGCAAAGGGCATGAGACCGGGCAGACCGTCGGCGACGATGTGCTGCCCTTTGATGACGTGGAACAGGCGAGCGTTGCAGTTGCAGCACTTGACGGGAGACTGGCATGAGCTTGTGGACAGCAGCAGAAGCAGTAGCGGCAACCGGGGGGCGTGCCGTCGGGGACTGGGCTTGCGACGGCGTGTCGATTGACACCCGCACGATTGAACCGGGTGATTTGTTTGTCGCGCTCAAAGATATCCGCGACGGGCATGATTTTGTCGCACAGGCGCTTGAAAAAGGAGCTGGTGCCGCGCTGGTAAGCCACGTGCCGAAGGACGTTTCCGCAAATGCGCCTCTGCTGATTGTGGATGATGTGCTGCGCGGTCTTGAAGCGCTCGGTGTGGCTGCGCGCGCGCGCACAAACGCCAAGGTCGCCGCAATCACGGGCAGCGTGGGCAAAACATCAACAAAGGAAATGCTGCTTGCGATGCTTCAGGGGCAGGGCCGGACCCATGCCAGCGTGGCAAGTTACAACAACCATTGGGGCGTGCCGCTGACCCTTGCGCGGATGCCGCAGGACACTGAAATTGCCATCATCGAGATTGGCATGAACCATCCCGGAGAGATCGCCCCGCTGGCGCGCATGGCCCGTCCGCATGTGGCGATGATCACCACGGTTGCCGCAGCGCATCTTGAAGCATTCGACGATGTCTCAGAAATTGCGATCGAAAAAGCCAGCGTTTTCGAGGGGCTCCCGATCGGGGGGGCGGCAATCGTCAATGCAGATATTGAACATGCCGCTATCTTGATGGCCAAGACCTTGGATTGCCGGTTAAACGGCATGAGCTTTGGCGAGCATGGCTATGAATATAAAATGAAAAACGTCTCTATCCAAGGTGAGATAACAGTAGCTCAGGCTGACGTGAACGGAACGCCGCTATTGTTTAAGATCGGCACGCCGGGGCGGCATTTTGCGATGAATGCGCTGGGTGCGTTGGCCGTGGTTGAGGCGTTGGGCGCTGATCTGGCGCTGGCCGCGACGGCTTTGGGACGGTGGAGCCCCTATAAAGGGCGCGGCGTGCGGGAGGTCATTTACCTTGATCCCGTCGAGACACATATGACGCTCAATTTGATTGATGACAGCTACAACGCCAATCCGACCTCCATGGCAGCAGCGCTCGAGGTGTTGGCGGGTGCCCAAGTGACCCACGATATTGGCCGCGTCAGCAAAGGTCGGCGGATCGCGTTTTTAGGTGACATGAAAGAACTGGGGCCAGACGCCATTGCTTTGCATGCTGGCATCGCTCATCTGGACGCAACAAAAGAGCTGGACGTTGTCCATTGCGTCGGCCCCTTGATGCGCGCGCTTTATGATCTGTTGCCAGATCATAAGCGTGGCCATTGGACCGAGACTTCTGAGGAAATGCTGACCGGTCTACGCGGGCGGCTCGACAGTGGCGACGTGGTGCTGGCCAAGGGATCGCTGAGCATGAAACTGGGCCTGATCGTTGACGCCATCCGCAAAATGGGCCATCCGGGTGCAGGGGTGTGACACGCCACGCACCCACTAGATTTTGAGTTAGGACGCGCGCGATGCTCTATTGGTTGACACATCTGTCGGACGGCGGCGATTTTTTTAACCTCTTTCGCTATATTACATTCCGCGCCGGCGGAGCGTTCCTGACCGCTTTGATTTTTGGCTTTTTGTTTGGCAAACCTTTGATTGCGGTGCTGCGGCGGCGGCAGGGCAAGGGACAACCCATCCGAGATGACGGCCCCGAAGGGCATTTCGTCAAAGCGGGCACACCGACCATGGGTGGCTTGCTGATTGTGGGCGCTTTGCTCACCTCGACATTGCTTTGGGCCCGGTTGGACAATCCGTTTGTTTGGCTTGTGTTGTTTGTCACGATGAGTTTTGCGGCGATTGGATTTGCCGATGATTACGCCAAGGTGTCCAAACAGACTGTGGCTGGTGTTTCCAGCAAGGTCCGGCTGCTGTTGGGGCTGGTGATATCGGGCATTGCAGGGTTCTGGGCGGCGCAATACCACCCCGAAGCGTTGCAATATAAATTGGCATTGCCGGTGTTCAAAGACACGCTGCTTAACCTCGGCTTCTTGTTCGTGCCTTTTTCGGTGATTGTTATCGTGGGCTCTGCCAATGCGGTGAACCTGACGGATGGCCTTGATGGGCTGGCGATCATGCCGGTGATGATTGCGGCGGGCACGTTGGGTGTGATTGCCTATGCCGTCGGGCGGGTCGATTTCACCGAATATCTAGACGTGCATTATGTACCAGGAACCGGTGAAATCTTGGTCTTTACCGCTGGGATATTTGGCGGGGGGCTTGGATTTTTGTGGTATAACGCGCCGCCTGCGGCTGTGTTCATGGGCGATACCGGATCGCTTGCACTTGGTGGTGCTTTGGGTGCGATTGCCGTGGCCACCAAGCACGAGTTGGTGCTGGCGATCGTCGGTGGTTTGTTTGTGGTCGAGGCGATGTCGGTGATCATTCAGGTGCTCTATTTCAAACGGACGGGCAAGCGGGTGTTTTTGATGGCACCGATCCATCACCACTATGAAAAAAAGGGCTGGGCTGAGCCGCAGATTGTCATCCGGTTCTGGATTATCTCACTGATCCTCGCGATGATCGGGCTGGCGACGCTGAAGGTACGCTAAACGCGGCTGTCTTGTTTTAGGCTCACCACATTGCCCAAGTTTCGCTCTCCGCGCAGGTCATCGGTGACTGCGATAAGTTCTCGCATGATGGGGCAGCTCCGGCTTGTGGTGCCAGCGCTTTGCGCCCATTGTAATCGTCAGCAATAACAGGGGGTGCAGCGTGATTCCAGTTCAGGGATTGGCGGGGGCGAAAGTCGCCGTTTTGGGGCTTGGCAGGTCAGGTTTGAGTGCCGCGCGTGCATTGAGGGCAGGTGGCGCTGAGGCGATTTGTTGGGATGATAACCCTGCCGCGCGCGACGTGGCCGAGGCCGAAGGGTTTTTGATACAAGATCTGCGCCGAAACGGATCGTTTGAAGCGATTGCGCGACTGGTTGTTAGTCCTGGAATTGCGCATCTATACCCTGCGCCGAACCCTGTGGTTGCTGCGGCACTTGAGGCAGGCGTACCGGTTGATAATGATATTGGCCTGTTTTTCCAAAGCTTCGCGACACAAGCTTGGGACAACATGGGGACGATGCCTCGGATCGTGGCAGTCACTGGATCAAACGGTAAGTCGACGACTTCTGCGCTTATTCACCACATCCTGACCGAAGCAGGGCGGCCCAGCCAGTTGGCGGGCAATATCGGGCGTGGTGTTCTAGACATCGAACCTAGCGAAAATGGCGGCGTCGTTGTGCTGGAGCTGTCGAGCTATCAGACTGAGCTCGCCCGCAGCCTAACGCCGGATGTGGCGGTGTTCACCAACCTTAGCCCTGATCACCTGGAACGACATGGCGGAATGGGCGGCTATTTCGCAGCAAAGAGGCGCCTTTTTGCTGAGGGTGGGCCGGACCGTGCGGTGGTCGGCGTAGATGAAAATGAAGGGATGTTCTTGGCCGGACAACTGACGGAGGGGCGCAGCGATGATCGCGTGATCCGTGTCAGTGTCACCCGCAAGTTAACCGGACCGGGATGGCAGGTGTTCGCACGCAAAGGGTTCTTGTCCGAATACCGGCGCGGAAAACAAGCAGCGTCGGTTGATTTGCGCAGTGTGCCGGGTTTGCCGGGTGCGCATAACCATCAAAACGCCTGTGCAGCCTATGCGGCATGTCGGTCGTTGGGCCTGCCTCCCAAGGTCGTTGAGGCAGCGTTCCACAGCTTTGGCGGGTTGCCGCACCGCAGCCAGATGATCGGCGAGGCAGGTGGTGTGCGTTTTGTGAATGACAGCAAAGCAACGAATGTGGATTCGGCGGCCAAAGCCTTGGTAGCGTTCTCGAATATCCGGTGGATTTGTGGCGGGTTGGAGAAGGAAGGCGGGTTGTCCGGGCTGGCAGTCGCCTCCAAATCCGTGCGCAAAGCTTATGTGATCGGTCGAGAGGCGGCAGGGTTTGCAATGCAGCTGGAGGTCGAAGCCGAAGTTTGTGGCACGATGGAAGCGGCCGTCGCCAGTGCTGTGGCGGATGCAGAACCGGGCGATGTGGTCTTGCTGGCGCCTGCGGCAGCGAGCTTTGATCAATATGACAGTTTTGAGCGGCGCGGCGATGATTTCATTGCGCAAGTTGAGGCGCATTTGCAGCGGGACTAAGCGCTAAGCGCAAGGGCAGTGACCATGGCCGAAGACCAAGCCCATTGAAAGTTGTATCCGCCAAGCCAGCCCGTGACATCGACCGCTTCGCCGATGAAATAGAGGTTTGGATGCGCTTTGGTAGCCATGGTTTTTGACGACAACGCATCAGTGTCTATCCCGCCCAAGGTGACTTCGGCGGTGCGGTAGCCTTCGGTCCCCGATGGTGTGAGCTGCCAGTCTTGCAGCGCGGTGATGAGCGTAGTGAGGCGGGTGTCCGACCAATCCGCAAGGTTCCCAGACAAGTCATGGATCGTGGCGAGGTGATCAACCAAGCGCCCGGGCAGCAGACGCGCAAGTTCAGTTGTGAAGTTGCGCCGGCCCGCCGTTTGGCGCTGCGCGCGCAGTTGCGACAGCAGATCAGGGCCGGGACAGATGTTGACCGAAATGGGCGTGCCTTCGTCCCAATAGGATGACGCCTGCAAGATCGCGGGCCCAGAGAGCCCTCGGTGGGTGAATAGCATTGCTTCTTCAAAGCTGACGGTGCCTGCGCGCACGATCGAATGCGTTGCGGTGCCTGAAAGGGGGGCAAACCGGCTGTCTGCAAAGGTGAAAGGCACAAGCGCGGGTCGTGTTGGTGTGACGGGGATGCCAAATTGCGTGGCGATATCATAGGCCAACCCTGTCGCGCCCATCTTGGGGATCGATTTGCCACCTGTCGCGACAATAAGGTTCTTTGCGGTGATTGTCATAATTTTATCAGGCGTTTGCAGCTGAAAGCTAAAGTGGTCACTTGTTTGCTCAAACCCGGAGGCCGAGCTGTTCAGGTACATTTCGACGCCGTTTTGTTCCATCATCTCGCGCAGCATTGCGACGATCTGTTTGGCTGAGCCATCGCAAAAGAGCTGACCGAGGGTTTTTTCATGCCAGTCGATGCCGTGGCTGTCGATGAGATCGATAAAGTCCCATTGAGTGTAGCGGGCCAAGGCGGATTTGGCGAAATGAGGGTTGTTGCTTAGGAATGCATCAGGGTTTGTATGCAGATTGGTGAAATTGCAGCGCCCGCCGCCTGAAATGCGGATCTTTTCACCCGGTGCACGGGCATGGTCCACGATCAGCACGCGCCCCGGTGCATGGGCGGCGCACATCATGCCGGCGGCTCCGGCTCCTATTATGGCTGTGTCAAACTGCATCCGGGCGGCGTGCCTGATCGCGGAGGTGCGGTCAAGCGCCGGGGTGCTGTTTGCAAATGACACCGAAAGCCAGTTTACGAAGCTCTGGAAGTTCGCAGGCGGCGACAATCAGCCGCTTTAGAGACCCATAAGGGGATCATATCTGTTTAAAACAACGTGTTTGCAGGGCGAAACAGACTAGCTTTGAGCCGATTTTAGCGCTATGCTTGCGCTTGAGACTCCCGAAAAGGGGGCGGACGAGGCAGTGTAAGGCAGTACCCATGACAGAGATGGTCTATGGCGCAGTTCCAGTTCGGGACGGCGAACCAATTCTTCCAAAATGGTGGCGCACCATTGATAAGTGGGCTTTGTCCTTCATCTTAATGCTGTTCGCCGTCGGCTTGTTGCTTGGCTTGGCGGCATCGCCCCCCTTGGCTGCGAAAAACGGGTTTGACCCTTTTCATTATGTGCAGCGACAGGCATTTTTCGGCGGTGTTGCGATGATCGCCATGCTTCTGACGTCAATGATGTCGCCGGTTTTGGTGCGCCGTCTTGCGGTGGTGGGGTTCCTTGCAGCCTTTGTGGGGCTGGCATTGCTGCCGTTTTTTGGCACAGATTTCGGCAAAGGTGCGATGCGCTGGTACAGCCTCGGCTTTGCGAGCATTCAGCCTTCTGAGTTTCTTAAGCCTGGGTTTGTTGTCGTTACGGCCTGGATGTTGGCTGCGAGCCTTGAGATTAACGGACCACCGGGGCGCACGTGGTCATTCGCCCTGTGTATCGCGATTGTTCTGATGCTGGCGATGCAGCCTGATTTTGGCCAAGCTTGTTTGGTTCTGTTTGGCTGGGGTGTGATGTATTTTGTGGCCGGCGCACCGATTGTGCTGCTGGTTGGAATGGCAGGGCTTGTCGTAGTGGCGGGCACTGTCGCCTACTCAAATTCAGAACATTTTGCGCGCCGTATCGATGGCTTTCTGAGTGTTGATGTCGATCCGACCACCCAGTTGGGGTATGCGACAAACGCGATCCGCGAAGGCGGGCTTTTTGGTGTCGGCGTGGGGGAGGGCGAGGTCAAATGGTCGCTGCCTGATGCGCATACTGATTTCATCATTGCCGTCGCGGCCGAAGAATACGGTCTGGTGCTCGTTTTGACCATTATAGCGCTTTATACCTTTATTGTGGTACGCTCGCTCTTGCGGTTGGTGCGGGAGCGTGACCCGTTTATCCGGCTTGCTGGCACAGGGATTGCGTGCATGTTTGGGGTTCAGGCCATGATCAACATGGGAGTTGCGGTGCGGCTGTTGCCGGCCAAAGGCATGACGCTGCCGTTTGTAAGTTATGGCGGGTCTTCGGTGATTGCGTCAGGCATCGCATTGGGGATGTTGCTGGCGTTTACACGCAACCGTCCGCAAGGCCAGATCAGTGATCTTTTGTCCCGAGGGCGTGCGCGGTGAGGCAGCCCCTTCTTATTATCGCGGCAGGCGGCACGGGCGGGCATATGTTTCCCGCGCAGGCATTGGCCGAGGTTATGCTGTCGCGCGGTTGGCGCATCAAGCTGAGTACGGACCCACGTGGCGCACGCTATACCGGCGCGTTTCCGGACGCAGTTGAGATTGC
It encodes the following:
- the ftsL gene encoding cell division protein FtsL, with translation MRTVLFVLTALGVIGLAFWAYRENYATQAALSETTKLHHNIREAHARLAVLRAEWAYENRPDRLRDLAELNFDRLGLLPLHPDQFGQVDEIDYPVKPLLPITYPVDVSTMNSNETPTIVQGDFP
- a CDS encoding peptidoglycan D,D-transpeptidase FtsI family protein, translating into MIRTPLRPLARILQARAKGENPDAIERENKRIRHEQMRDHSRMRAEGRLLVLSVFFFCAFSVVGARMGLLAMSDPVEPRAQAPGSVISATRADIVDRNGSILATNFDTHALYAQPKQMIDPQAVATKLVGIFPDLKQERLVKDFTGSRKFLWIKKKISPEQMQAVHEIGDPGLLFAPRDMRLYPNGKLAAHVMGGASFGREGVRAAEVIGVAGVERYYDDYLRDPANGGKPLELSIDLSVQAASERVLWGGMKLMNAKGATSILMDVKTGEVISVVSLPSFDPNNRPRPIIVGDASDSPLFNRSVQGVYELGSTFKIFAAAQAMELGLVNASTVIDTKGPMRVGGRRIGEFRNKNYGELTVSEIIEKSSNRGTGRMALMIGPKRQQEFLKSMGFFEATPFEIVEASGGKPLLPKKWTDLSAVTISYGHGMSTTPMHLAAGYAAIANGGRVVKPTLLKQNGPQLGARVMSEQTAHEARKMLRAVVASGTASFGEVPGYEVAGKTGTADKPKPSGGYYKDKVIGTFAAMFPASNPQYVLVVTLDEPVETSGKKPRRTAGWTAVPVAAEMIKRVAPLLGMRPSVEPVQVTGITLTSSN
- a CDS encoding UDP-N-acetylmuramoyl-L-alanyl-D-glutamate--2,6-diaminopimelate ligase — translated: MSVKAVPLTSLGLTARSGKAPQITGIAVDSRAVKDGYLFAAMPGSKIHGAEFIQYALRQGAVAVLTDAAGAAIAADLLAEAGTAVVVTDAPREALSWTAALWHGAQPETVVAVTGTNGKTSVATFVRQIWIELDLAAVNLGTTGVEGAWSAPLAHTTPEPLTLHRVLAEATVHGITHAAMEASSHGLDQRRLDGVTLAAAGFTNFTQDHLDYHDTFDAYFDAKVGLFSRVLPENGTAVINIDDPKGVDMVAIARARGNAVLSVGRDGGDLHLTGQRFDATGQDLRFEWQGKTFQKRLELIGGFQADNVLLAAGLVIACGAEPADVFDTFPHLTTVRGRMQLAATRDNGGAVFVDYAHTPDAIATALAAMRPHVMGRLVAIVGAGGDRDAGKRPLMGQAATQHADVVFVTDDNPRSEDPATIRAAVLDGAPDAIEVGDRAEAILRGVDAIGPGDALLIAGKGHETGQTVGDDVLPFDDVEQASVAVAALDGRLA
- a CDS encoding UDP-N-acetylmuramoyl-tripeptide--D-alanyl-D-alanine ligase, producing the protein MSLWTAAEAVAATGGRAVGDWACDGVSIDTRTIEPGDLFVALKDIRDGHDFVAQALEKGAGAALVSHVPKDVSANAPLLIVDDVLRGLEALGVAARARTNAKVAAITGSVGKTSTKEMLLAMLQGQGRTHASVASYNNHWGVPLTLARMPQDTEIAIIEIGMNHPGEIAPLARMARPHVAMITTVAAAHLEAFDDVSEIAIEKASVFEGLPIGGAAIVNADIEHAAILMAKTLDCRLNGMSFGEHGYEYKMKNVSIQGEITVAQADVNGTPLLFKIGTPGRHFAMNALGALAVVEALGADLALAATALGRWSPYKGRGVREVIYLDPVETHMTLNLIDDSYNANPTSMAAALEVLAGAQVTHDIGRVSKGRRIAFLGDMKELGPDAIALHAGIAHLDATKELDVVHCVGPLMRALYDLLPDHKRGHWTETSEEMLTGLRGRLDSGDVVLAKGSLSMKLGLIVDAIRKMGHPGAGV
- the mraY gene encoding phospho-N-acetylmuramoyl-pentapeptide-transferase, whose product is MLYWLTHLSDGGDFFNLFRYITFRAGGAFLTALIFGFLFGKPLIAVLRRRQGKGQPIRDDGPEGHFVKAGTPTMGGLLIVGALLTSTLLWARLDNPFVWLVLFVTMSFAAIGFADDYAKVSKQTVAGVSSKVRLLLGLVISGIAGFWAAQYHPEALQYKLALPVFKDTLLNLGFLFVPFSVIVIVGSANAVNLTDGLDGLAIMPVMIAAGTLGVIAYAVGRVDFTEYLDVHYVPGTGEILVFTAGIFGGGLGFLWYNAPPAAVFMGDTGSLALGGALGAIAVATKHELVLAIVGGLFVVEAMSVIIQVLYFKRTGKRVFLMAPIHHHYEKKGWAEPQIVIRFWIISLILAMIGLATLKVR
- the murD gene encoding UDP-N-acetylmuramoyl-L-alanine--D-glutamate ligase — translated: MIPVQGLAGAKVAVLGLGRSGLSAARALRAGGAEAICWDDNPAARDVAEAEGFLIQDLRRNGSFEAIARLVVSPGIAHLYPAPNPVVAAALEAGVPVDNDIGLFFQSFATQAWDNMGTMPRIVAVTGSNGKSTTSALIHHILTEAGRPSQLAGNIGRGVLDIEPSENGGVVVLELSSYQTELARSLTPDVAVFTNLSPDHLERHGGMGGYFAAKRRLFAEGGPDRAVVGVDENEGMFLAGQLTEGRSDDRVIRVSVTRKLTGPGWQVFARKGFLSEYRRGKQAASVDLRSVPGLPGAHNHQNACAAYAACRSLGLPPKVVEAAFHSFGGLPHRSQMIGEAGGVRFVNDSKATNVDSAAKALVAFSNIRWICGGLEKEGGLSGLAVASKSVRKAYVIGREAAGFAMQLEVEAEVCGTMEAAVASAVADAEPGDVVLLAPAAASFDQYDSFERRGDDFIAQVEAHLQRD
- a CDS encoding NAD(P)/FAD-dependent oxidoreductase, whose protein sequence is MQFDTAIIGAGAAGMMCAAHAPGRVLIVDHARAPGEKIRISGGGRCNFTNLHTNPDAFLSNNPHFAKSALARYTQWDFIDLIDSHGIDWHEKTLGQLFCDGSAKQIVAMLREMMEQNGVEMYLNSSASGFEQTSDHFSFQLQTPDKIMTITAKNLIVATGGKSIPKMGATGLAYDIATQFGIPVTPTRPALVPFTFADSRFAPLSGTATHSIVRAGTVSFEEAMLFTHRGLSGPAILQASSYWDEGTPISVNICPGPDLLSQLRAQRQTAGRRNFTTELARLLPGRLVDHLATIHDLSGNLADWSDTRLTTLITALQDWQLTPSGTEGYRTAEVTLGGIDTDALSSKTMATKAHPNLYFIGEAVDVTGWLGGYNFQWAWSSAMVTALALSA
- the ftsW gene encoding putative lipid II flippase FtsW encodes the protein MTEMVYGAVPVRDGEPILPKWWRTIDKWALSFILMLFAVGLLLGLAASPPLAAKNGFDPFHYVQRQAFFGGVAMIAMLLTSMMSPVLVRRLAVVGFLAAFVGLALLPFFGTDFGKGAMRWYSLGFASIQPSEFLKPGFVVVTAWMLAASLEINGPPGRTWSFALCIAIVLMLAMQPDFGQACLVLFGWGVMYFVAGAPIVLLVGMAGLVVVAGTVAYSNSEHFARRIDGFLSVDVDPTTQLGYATNAIREGGLFGVGVGEGEVKWSLPDAHTDFIIAVAAEEYGLVLVLTIIALYTFIVVRSLLRLVRERDPFIRLAGTGIACMFGVQAMINMGVAVRLLPAKGMTLPFVSYGGSSVIASGIALGMLLAFTRNRPQGQISDLLSRGRAR